The proteins below come from a single Dermacentor albipictus isolate Rhodes 1998 colony chromosome 7, USDA_Dalb.pri_finalv2, whole genome shotgun sequence genomic window:
- the LOC135909575 gene encoding uncharacterized protein has translation MLVCVQYEVDGTTEVVQPQSIRDFHPTSVADFDCGTLYDVWWTGDDYISGGYYKAKLLHLTETSEEMDLFLTKRPRKPINSTETKGKKRTKGKPAPSAKQLRLETQSTVEAELAAQIEGGGTPKCTCCSDGCGQLDEAQKEIALLREELLAQKSSFLKKIEELEKRLNSTQDMNVELQKALTSKIFTTESKIRYTRCVDVAVGAEAPAQLRSSGAEAKDLGLHSRSRPHCEANKLSHHMGTTAAAASAASVEECGSQQLEPSDRPSGAGDVEAFQPSVSQDAQSSTEQVVPEELEPWTSQELEEALLDGHSEALQTVIGSERDDGKLYAGSSQWLEKEAWGTLFRAPTDSLFCRMATNVFWTPEQLRSRSVTGTLSNKSRSKGVTEPRPALTPEKVASLKALFSIYMGSDVPKDAQSKRLKDVRKHLAQKLGDMRRK, from the exons atgcttgTGTGCGTGCAATATGAAGTGGACGGAACGACTGAAGTTGTTCAGCCTCAATCCATCCGCGACTTTCACCCGACAAGCGTCGCCGATTTTGACTGCGGTACGTTGTACGATGTGTGGTGGACCGGCGATGACTACATCTCCGGCGGCTACTATAAAGCCAAATTGCTCCACCTGACAG AAACGTCGGAGGAAATGGATTTGTTCCTCACTAAGAGGCCTAGGAAGCCCATAAACTCCactgaaacaaaaggaaaaaagaggaCAAAAGGGAAG CCCGCACCATCAGCCAAGCAGCTTCGTCTCGAAACTCAAAGCACAGTTGAGGCGGAGCTTGCAGCTCAGATTGAAGGAGGTGGCACACCGAAATGCACATGTTGCAGTGACGGCTGTGGCCAACTAGATGAAGCGCAAAAAGAAATTGCTCTTCTGAGAGAGGAGCTACTAGCTCAAAAATCGAGCTTCCTCAAAAAAATAGAGGAGCTGGAGAAAAGGTTGAACAGCACTCAGGATATGAATGTAGAGCTGCAAAAAGCTCTGACATCGAAGATTTTTACAACTG AGAGCAAGATCCGGTATACCCGGTGTGTGGACGTGGCAGTAGGTGCTGAAGCTCCTGCACAATTACGGAGCTCTGGTGCTGAAGCAAAAG ACTTGGGCTTGCACTCCCGCAGCAGGCCACATTGTGAAGCCAACAAGCTGTCGCACCACATGG GAACCACTGCAGCTGCGGCTTCAGCTGCTTCTGTCGAGGAATGTGGGTCACAGCAGCTTG AACCTAGTGACAGGCCATCTGGTGCTGGTGACGTGGAAGCTTTTCAGCCCTCGG tttctcaaGATGCACAAAGCAGCACCGAGCAAGTGGTGCCAGAGGAGCTCG AACCCTGGACCTCACAGGAGTTGGAGGAAGCACTCCTCGATGGTCATTCAGAGGCCTTACAAACTGTGATTGGCAGTGAAAGGGACGATGGAAAG CTCTATGCAGGGAGCAGTCAATGGCTCGAGAAGGAGGCATGGGGCACTCTGTTCCGGGCCCCGACGGATTCTTTATTTTGCCGCATGGCGACGAACGTTTTTTGGACGCCCGAGCAACTGAGGAGCCGCAGTGTGACGGGCACACTTTCGAACAAGTCGCGTTCGAAGGGGGTGACCGAACCAAGGCCTGCATTAACCCCTGAGAAAGTGGCCTCACTAAAAG CTCTCTTCAGCATATACATGGGCAGCGATGTGCCTAAAGACGCCCAGAGCAAGAGGCTCAAGGACGTGCGCAAGCACCTTGCGCAGAAGCTGGGTGACATGCGGCGCAAATGA